Proteins encoded within one genomic window of Stigmatella aurantiaca:
- a CDS encoding tetratricopeptide repeat protein, producing MRRLALLSLLTLSGCFYPANRGRALETKVDRLGAENTRMAEELKQAREQLAATLPRIDEKVAEVTQALDSLDKASRRNDADIGIQLQKTVEDMAQLRGQVETYVYKISELETSLARVTEESEKRMLALQGSAAVKEAEAKKQAEALQRPTDKKEFLALAQEKAKAGDALVARQLYTDFLKKWAKDALAGEAHFGLGETYFSEDKCREALFEYGKVIQDHAKSPSAPEAYLRSSDCFAKLKMKDESRLALEELIKSYPKAEAAKKAKAKLAELDKAKKPAPAPAPKKVSK from the coding sequence ATGAGAAGGCTTGCCCTGCTGTCGCTGTTGACCCTGTCCGGATGCTTCTACCCGGCCAACCGTGGCCGCGCGCTCGAGACGAAGGTGGACCGGCTGGGGGCCGAGAACACCCGGATGGCCGAGGAGCTGAAGCAGGCGCGAGAGCAGCTCGCCGCCACCTTGCCCCGCATCGACGAGAAGGTGGCCGAAGTCACCCAGGCGCTGGACAGCCTGGACAAGGCCTCGCGCCGCAACGACGCGGACATCGGCATCCAGCTGCAGAAGACGGTGGAGGACATGGCCCAGCTGCGCGGGCAGGTGGAGACCTACGTCTATAAAATCTCCGAGCTGGAGACGTCCCTGGCGCGCGTCACCGAGGAGTCGGAGAAGCGGATGCTGGCGCTGCAGGGCTCGGCGGCGGTGAAGGAGGCCGAGGCGAAGAAGCAGGCCGAGGCGCTCCAGCGGCCCACGGACAAGAAGGAGTTCCTGGCGCTCGCGCAGGAGAAGGCCAAGGCCGGGGACGCGCTGGTGGCGCGCCAGCTCTACACGGATTTCCTGAAGAAGTGGGCCAAGGACGCGCTGGCGGGCGAGGCACACTTCGGCCTGGGCGAGACGTACTTCAGCGAGGACAAGTGCCGCGAGGCCCTCTTCGAGTACGGCAAGGTGATTCAGGACCACGCGAAGTCCCCGTCCGCGCCGGAAGCCTACTTGCGCTCCTCGGACTGCTTCGCCAAGCTGAAGATGAAGGATGAGTCCCGGCTGGCCCTGGAGGAACTCATCAAGAGCTACCCGAAGGCCGAGGCGGCGAAGAAGGCGAAGGCGAAGCTCGCCGAGCTCGACAAGGCGAAGAAGCCGGCCCCGGCCCCGGCCCCGAAGAAGGTGAGCAAATGA
- the rpmE gene encoding 50S ribosomal protein L31, with amino-acid sequence MKPEMHPVYPASRITCACGNIVETKSTRGSFAVEICSNCHPFFTGKYKLVDTAGRIDRFRKKYAGNTAAKEEAPAAGAEAAAPAAGGKKAKAKA; translated from the coding sequence ATGAAGCCCGAAATGCACCCGGTGTACCCGGCCTCGCGCATCACCTGTGCCTGCGGCAACATCGTCGAGACCAAGTCCACGCGCGGCTCGTTCGCGGTGGAAATCTGCTCGAACTGCCACCCCTTCTTCACGGGCAAGTACAAGCTCGTGGACACCGCGGGCCGCATCGACCGCTTCCGCAAGAAGTACGCGGGCAACACCGCCGCCAAGGAAGAGGCTCCTGCCGCGGGCGCCGAGGCCGCCGCGCCGGCCGCCGGTGGCAAGAAGGCCAAGGCCAAGGCGTAG
- a CDS encoding DNA-methyltransferase, whose product MSAEATALKLVEKSLKQSEFAKSDAYKLYQGDSVALLNQFPEQQFDLVFADPPYFLSNGGFTCKSGKRASVAKGAWDVSRGIEEDHRFTTEWLKACQRVLKPTGTLWVSGTQHVIFNVGFAMQKLGFKLLNTVTWYKPNASPNLSCRYFTHSTELLIWASPKPAKTLQHTFNYARMKSENGGKQMRDVWNLPRTGEEELSADGSGRMWTQIAPRREEKAFGSHPTQKPVALLERIIEASTPEDATVLDPFNGSGTTGVAALKLGRRYTGIDLDANYLSLTKKRLDAVKR is encoded by the coding sequence ATGTCCGCGGAAGCCACTGCGCTGAAGCTTGTCGAGAAGTCCCTGAAGCAGAGCGAGTTCGCGAAGTCGGACGCGTACAAGCTGTACCAGGGCGACAGCGTGGCGCTGCTCAACCAGTTCCCCGAGCAGCAGTTCGATCTCGTCTTCGCGGATCCGCCGTACTTCCTGTCCAACGGCGGCTTCACCTGCAAGAGCGGCAAGCGCGCCTCGGTGGCCAAGGGGGCCTGGGACGTGTCGCGCGGGATTGAGGAGGACCACCGCTTCACCACCGAGTGGCTCAAGGCGTGCCAGCGCGTGCTCAAGCCCACCGGGACGCTGTGGGTGAGCGGCACCCAGCACGTCATCTTCAACGTCGGCTTCGCCATGCAGAAGCTCGGCTTCAAGCTGCTGAACACCGTCACCTGGTACAAGCCCAACGCCAGCCCGAACCTGTCGTGCCGCTACTTCACGCACTCGACGGAGCTGCTCATCTGGGCCTCGCCCAAGCCGGCCAAGACGCTCCAGCACACGTTCAACTACGCGCGGATGAAGAGCGAGAACGGCGGCAAGCAGATGCGCGACGTGTGGAACCTGCCGCGCACCGGCGAGGAGGAGCTGTCGGCGGATGGCTCCGGGCGCATGTGGACGCAGATTGCCCCGCGCCGCGAGGAGAAGGCCTTCGGCAGCCACCCCACGCAGAAGCCGGTGGCCCTGCTGGAGCGCATCATCGAGGCCAGCACCCCCGAGGACGCCACGGTGTTGGATCCCTTCAACGGCAGTGGCACCACGGGCGTGGCGGCGCTGAAGCTGGGCCGCCGCTACACGGGCATCGACCTGGACGCCAACTACCTGAGCCTGACGAAGAAGCGCCTGGACGCGGTGAAGCGCTGA
- the cheB gene encoding chemotaxis-specific protein-glutamate methyltransferase CheB, with amino-acid sequence MGKKVSVLVVDDSLICRQLISEALNQDPDLQVVGMCADGKEAVARVKELRPNVVTMDVDMPVMDGLTAVEHIMAECPTPILVLTADPRQQAPELTCRALELGALGLRVKPSIDDGLEAWNLAKELKLLSSVRVIRHVRSSRKVTPARPSGPALGPANMGVVAVAASTGGPQILHRFLSELPADFPAPIVIVQHINAAFAESLAGWLANASRLKVRLAQDGELLMPGHVLVAPPGTHMVIPFRGRVALRQGEERDGHMPSGTVLLESVAKAYGRRAVGLILTGMGEDGAAGMYAIKQAGGIAVAQNEESCVVFGMPGAAVERNAVDYLIHGDEVAASLMKLARGEPLPVGR; translated from the coding sequence ATGGGCAAGAAAGTGTCGGTGCTGGTGGTCGATGACTCACTCATCTGCCGACAGCTCATCAGCGAAGCACTGAACCAGGACCCGGACCTGCAGGTCGTGGGCATGTGCGCCGACGGCAAGGAGGCCGTGGCCCGCGTCAAGGAGCTGCGCCCCAACGTCGTCACCATGGACGTGGACATGCCGGTGATGGACGGGCTCACCGCGGTCGAGCACATCATGGCCGAGTGCCCCACGCCCATCCTGGTGCTCACCGCGGACCCGCGGCAGCAGGCGCCGGAGCTGACGTGCCGGGCGCTGGAGCTGGGGGCGCTGGGCCTGCGCGTCAAGCCCTCCATCGACGATGGGCTCGAGGCCTGGAACCTGGCCAAGGAGCTGAAGCTGCTGTCCTCCGTGCGGGTGATTCGCCACGTGCGCAGCTCGCGCAAGGTGACGCCCGCGCGCCCCTCGGGCCCGGCGCTCGGCCCCGCGAACATGGGCGTGGTGGCGGTGGCCGCCTCCACCGGCGGGCCGCAAATCCTCCACCGGTTCCTGTCCGAGCTGCCCGCGGACTTCCCGGCGCCCATCGTCATCGTCCAGCACATCAACGCCGCCTTCGCCGAGTCGCTGGCGGGGTGGCTCGCCAACGCCTCGCGCCTGAAGGTGCGGCTGGCCCAGGACGGGGAGCTGCTGATGCCGGGCCACGTGCTCGTGGCCCCGCCGGGCACGCACATGGTGATTCCATTCCGGGGCCGCGTGGCGCTGCGGCAGGGCGAGGAGCGCGACGGGCACATGCCCTCGGGCACGGTGCTGCTGGAGAGCGTGGCCAAGGCCTATGGCCGGCGCGCCGTGGGGCTCATCCTCACCGGCATGGGCGAGGATGGGGCCGCGGGCATGTACGCCATCAAGCAGGCCGGCGGCATCGCGGTGGCCCAGAACGAGGAGTCCTGCGTGGTATTCGGCATGCCGGGGGCGGCCGTGGAGCGCAACGCGGTGGACTACCTCATCCATGGAGACGAGGTGGCCGCTTCGTTGATGAAGCTGGCGCGTGGTGAGCCCCTCCCCGTGGGGCGCTGA
- a CDS encoding 5'-nucleotidase, which translates to MAIGEERAKGVPVLVLDAGNALFRSPVSSGDPGDKARAELLLEQMDAMGTAAMAVGARDLPLGVEWLRKQAREKKLKLLSANLVDKDGKAVFPASTVLTAGKLKVGIIGASPEGDLQTAQGKPALPAVLAEAKRLREKDKVDVVVVLAALPYDASRRLAQGGEGVDFVVQSHEGRGPGIAQKEGLATLVPPGERGRQLARLELTVDGKGAFTDAATAQRDQESLKMIEANIARTKERLGATKDETVRKALEETLATFETRRAALKKSVQTGATGAGRTHLLSYKQLGTDVPSDPAVQKLVERIEPPGSAHH; encoded by the coding sequence ATGGCGATTGGCGAGGAGCGCGCGAAGGGCGTGCCGGTGCTCGTGTTGGATGCGGGCAATGCGCTCTTCCGGAGTCCCGTGAGCAGTGGGGACCCGGGCGACAAGGCGCGCGCGGAGCTCCTCTTGGAGCAGATGGATGCCATGGGCACCGCGGCCATGGCCGTGGGGGCACGCGACCTGCCGCTGGGCGTGGAGTGGCTCCGGAAGCAAGCCCGGGAGAAGAAGCTGAAGCTCCTGTCCGCCAACCTGGTGGACAAGGACGGCAAGGCCGTGTTCCCGGCCTCCACGGTGCTCACCGCGGGCAAGCTGAAGGTGGGCATCATCGGCGCCTCGCCCGAAGGTGACCTGCAGACCGCCCAGGGCAAGCCCGCGCTGCCGGCCGTCCTGGCCGAGGCCAAGCGCCTGCGCGAGAAGGACAAGGTGGACGTGGTGGTGGTGCTGGCGGCGCTGCCCTATGACGCCAGCCGGCGGCTGGCCCAGGGCGGGGAAGGGGTCGACTTCGTCGTCCAGTCCCACGAAGGACGCGGGCCGGGCATCGCCCAGAAGGAAGGGCTCGCCACCCTGGTTCCCCCGGGAGAGCGCGGGCGCCAGCTTGCCCGCCTGGAGCTGACCGTGGACGGGAAGGGCGCCTTCACGGATGCCGCCACCGCCCAGCGGGACCAGGAAAGCCTGAAAATGATCGAGGCCAACATCGCCCGGACGAAGGAGCGGCTGGGGGCGACGAAGGACGAGACGGTCCGCAAGGCGCTGGAAGAGACCCTCGCCACCTTCGAGACCCGGCGGGCGGCCTTGAAGAAGTCGGTCCAGACGGGCGCAACGGGGGCGGGCCGTACGCATCTGTTGTCGTACAAGCAGTTGGGGACGGACGTGCCGTCCGATCCCGCCGTCCAGAAGTTGGTGGAACGCATCGAGCCGCCCGGCTCGGCGCACCACTAG
- a CDS encoding VIT domain-containing protein, with protein MSLQPFTALLLMGLLLAGCDRQTAPRPPSPPAKAPPARSPLAEPFEKAGLTAPAAVLGHPDTGEVRLDELRDSVADPQEVTEEQLAKLMPAGPDGELDRAVARPRPTASRAPPQEPATAGSPHPPPPPPPPSLDREEVEEQVLSGAPAAPLPGPRRETIQIIRGSGSGAPGGVDIPSQEEAKKQGDHPSKGGGGPTPVLPKVEAAPRAAKVLVTGLDGRFHPLKTRTIRVVTYIQGARARTVVDTLFENDSNRTLEGTFFHPLPGGATVAGFAMYSGAVAVDTPSLFQSSDLLPPLGEGSAQAENLGAAAPPSPPGAKRSWGERQEARVVEQKRAREVYEEVVRRNVDPALLEWAGASTFSARVFPLPPKSLKRVVLAYEQTLLFDGQRLRYTWPLPPGAGGDLKVSARVHVDPLHAGEVSVQPAQDTPPRRLGAWQAYDFPELRGDGVLSVALAPRNPEADVLVGKDAAGLPGQAFHARVRLPARLTSAAEGPPTGRAVLVVDTSLSSEDGNAWALQAATLRALLEKDETLKEYAVLLFDVRPRWLHAAGWRPNDAAHRQETFAELEHLFLEGASHVDGALEELDQASREWLRPAPSQERVTAFLLSDGNATWGQSRVDAMVTRHPSVEGLRWVSYRFGEASANTELFDALSRASGGRTVTVLSGAEVAAAARAHRAGSVVLARVGVKGAEAKDLVVAGRPQLVFPGQELQVAGRLPSEGAAALEVVTRSGEQEQVLSVPLPREQNSTFAPRAWAELFVARLVALDDERLDRMVVALSQHYRLAHARASMLILESEGDYTRYAVANEQVDLENLENLRRREEDQRRDKLLGIDLDGVLDTGRAVVKQLTGLQKTLPPLLRSQPLRDEPYAGGQERLEAELHYRKARKENRDDVLIYEAVSRKRAFAGDTWGAVRALSSPVELRPKDAEALRLVGYGMLALGQYPVAAELFEHVRLQRPFEGQAFLEEALALDAAGRYAEAARNYEIVLARTWGRHPREVKTVAAYHYARMLSALARQPGAQSVAALLQERRESLKEDPKAKPGEGLDFQPIGYQLTTHWNSDSTDIDLWVIEPNGERCFYSHRDTRLGGHLFWDITDGLGPELYHARKVAPGPYHVVVHYYGNNSPRYVVPTSLLLVSDRNVFTPEDTFQRRFQVRILPNKNALLLLRREELLPAK; from the coding sequence ATGAGCCTCCAGCCTTTCACCGCCCTGCTGCTGATGGGGCTTCTGCTGGCGGGATGCGACCGCCAGACGGCCCCGCGTCCCCCTTCCCCGCCGGCCAAGGCCCCCCCGGCCCGGAGCCCCCTCGCCGAGCCGTTCGAGAAGGCGGGCCTCACCGCCCCAGCCGCGGTGCTGGGCCACCCGGACACCGGGGAGGTGCGGCTGGACGAGCTGCGGGACTCCGTGGCGGACCCGCAGGAAGTCACCGAGGAGCAGCTCGCGAAGCTCATGCCCGCCGGCCCGGATGGGGAGCTCGACCGCGCCGTGGCGCGGCCCCGGCCCACCGCCTCCCGCGCCCCGCCCCAAGAGCCCGCCACGGCGGGCTCCCCGCATCCGCCCCCGCCCCCTCCCCCTCCTTCCCTGGACAGGGAGGAAGTGGAGGAGCAGGTGCTGAGTGGCGCCCCCGCGGCGCCTCTACCGGGTCCGCGGCGTGAGACCATTCAGATCATCCGGGGCAGCGGCTCGGGCGCCCCAGGGGGCGTGGACATTCCTTCCCAGGAGGAGGCGAAGAAGCAGGGGGACCATCCGTCCAAGGGCGGCGGGGGGCCGACCCCGGTGCTGCCCAAGGTGGAAGCGGCGCCCCGGGCCGCCAAGGTGCTGGTGACCGGACTGGATGGGCGCTTCCACCCACTCAAGACCCGGACGATTCGCGTGGTGACCTATATCCAGGGCGCCCGGGCACGCACGGTGGTGGATACCCTCTTCGAGAACGACTCGAACCGCACGCTGGAGGGCACCTTCTTCCACCCGCTGCCTGGCGGGGCGACGGTGGCGGGCTTCGCCATGTACTCGGGCGCGGTGGCGGTGGACACGCCCTCGCTCTTCCAATCCTCTGACTTGCTGCCGCCCCTGGGGGAAGGCTCCGCCCAGGCCGAGAATCTGGGGGCTGCCGCGCCCCCGAGCCCCCCGGGTGCCAAGCGCTCCTGGGGCGAGCGGCAGGAGGCCCGCGTCGTCGAACAGAAACGGGCCCGTGAGGTCTACGAGGAGGTGGTGCGCCGCAACGTGGACCCGGCGCTGCTGGAGTGGGCGGGCGCGTCCACCTTCAGCGCCCGCGTGTTCCCGCTTCCGCCCAAGTCCCTCAAGCGCGTGGTGCTCGCCTACGAGCAGACGCTGCTCTTCGATGGGCAGCGCCTGCGCTACACGTGGCCGCTGCCCCCGGGCGCGGGCGGGGACCTGAAGGTGTCCGCCCGGGTCCATGTGGATCCGCTCCACGCGGGCGAGGTGAGTGTCCAACCCGCGCAGGACACCCCGCCGCGCCGGCTGGGCGCCTGGCAGGCGTATGACTTCCCCGAGCTGCGAGGCGATGGGGTGCTGTCGGTGGCGCTCGCGCCCCGGAATCCCGAGGCGGACGTGCTGGTGGGAAAGGACGCCGCGGGCCTTCCCGGCCAGGCCTTCCACGCGCGGGTCCGGCTGCCCGCGCGGCTGACTTCGGCCGCCGAAGGCCCTCCCACCGGGCGCGCCGTGCTGGTGGTGGACACCTCCCTGTCCTCGGAGGACGGCAATGCCTGGGCGCTCCAGGCCGCGACCCTGCGTGCCCTGCTGGAGAAGGATGAGACGCTGAAGGAGTACGCGGTGCTCCTCTTCGACGTGCGCCCGCGGTGGCTTCATGCCGCGGGCTGGCGCCCCAACGATGCGGCGCACCGTCAGGAGACCTTCGCCGAGCTGGAGCACCTGTTCCTGGAGGGGGCCTCGCACGTGGACGGCGCCCTGGAGGAGCTGGATCAAGCCTCTCGCGAGTGGCTCCGGCCCGCCCCGTCCCAGGAGCGGGTGACGGCCTTCCTCCTCTCGGACGGCAATGCCACCTGGGGCCAGAGCCGGGTGGACGCCATGGTGACCCGCCACCCCAGCGTGGAGGGCCTGCGCTGGGTGAGCTACCGCTTCGGTGAGGCCTCGGCCAACACGGAGCTGTTCGACGCGCTGTCACGCGCCAGCGGTGGCCGGACGGTGACCGTGCTGTCTGGCGCCGAGGTGGCCGCGGCGGCCCGGGCGCACCGGGCCGGTTCGGTGGTGCTCGCGCGCGTGGGGGTGAAGGGCGCGGAGGCGAAGGACCTGGTGGTGGCGGGCCGGCCCCAACTCGTCTTCCCCGGCCAGGAGCTGCAGGTGGCGGGGCGGCTCCCCTCCGAGGGCGCCGCGGCGCTGGAGGTGGTGACGCGCTCCGGGGAGCAGGAGCAGGTGCTGAGCGTGCCGCTGCCCCGGGAGCAGAACAGCACGTTCGCCCCCCGGGCCTGGGCAGAGCTGTTCGTGGCGCGGTTGGTGGCGCTCGACGATGAGCGCCTGGACCGGATGGTGGTGGCCCTCAGCCAGCATTACCGGCTGGCCCATGCCCGGGCCTCCATGCTCATCCTCGAATCCGAGGGCGACTACACGCGCTACGCGGTGGCCAACGAGCAGGTGGACCTGGAGAACCTGGAGAACCTGCGGCGCCGCGAGGAGGACCAGCGCCGGGACAAGCTGCTGGGCATCGACCTGGACGGCGTGCTGGACACGGGCCGTGCCGTGGTGAAGCAGCTCACCGGACTCCAGAAGACGCTGCCGCCCCTCTTGCGCAGCCAGCCCCTGCGGGACGAGCCCTATGCCGGCGGGCAGGAGCGGCTGGAGGCGGAGCTGCACTACCGCAAGGCCCGCAAGGAGAACCGGGACGATGTGCTCATCTACGAGGCCGTCTCGCGCAAGCGGGCGTTCGCGGGGGACACCTGGGGCGCGGTGCGCGCGCTCTCCTCGCCCGTGGAGCTGCGGCCCAAGGACGCGGAAGCCCTGCGCCTGGTCGGCTACGGCATGCTCGCCCTGGGCCAATACCCGGTGGCCGCAGAGCTCTTCGAGCACGTGCGGCTCCAGCGGCCCTTCGAGGGCCAGGCGTTCCTCGAGGAGGCGCTCGCCCTGGATGCGGCGGGCCGCTACGCGGAGGCCGCGCGCAACTATGAAATCGTCCTGGCGCGCACCTGGGGCCGGCACCCTCGCGAGGTGAAGACGGTGGCCGCCTACCACTATGCCCGCATGCTCTCGGCGCTGGCGCGCCAGCCGGGCGCCCAGTCCGTGGCGGCCCTGCTCCAGGAGCGCCGGGAGTCCTTGAAGGAAGACCCCAAGGCGAAGCCCGGGGAGGGCCTGGACTTCCAGCCCATCGGCTACCAGCTCACCACGCACTGGAACTCGGACAGCACGGACATCGACCTGTGGGTCATCGAGCCCAACGGCGAGCGCTGCTTCTACTCCCACCGCGACACGCGCCTGGGAGGCCACCTGTTCTGGGACATCACCGATGGCCTGGGGCCCGAGCTGTACCACGCCCGCAAGGTGGCGCCGGGGCCCTACCACGTGGTGGTGCACTACTACGGCAACAACTCGCCGCGGTACGTGGTGCCCACGTCCCTGCTGCTGGTGAGCGACCGCAACGTCTTCACCCCGGAGGACACCTTCCAGCGCCGCTTCCAGGTGCGCATCCTGCCCAACAAGAACGCCCTGCTCCTCCTTCGCCGCGAGGAGCTGCTCCCGGCGAAGTGA
- a CDS encoding CheR family methyltransferase, which yields MQGPPSRPASLLHAFISARSGMALSGTQRRRLDERLAVLQGVLTEQQYLLHLQSPSGAVDLASLISVIAVHKTDLFRDEVQLASFRTHVLEPLVARSPGRPLRVWSAGCATGEEVATLLILLDEAGADPNSTVLGTDISEQVLLRARTLTFHPEQVRRLPAPVRERYFLSDGARSLLVPELRARSLFQLHNLMEAPYPAHGEGFDIIFCRNVLIYFTAEAFDRVVEALAERLAPGGTLVLSAAEPLLHAPPSLRIIRCEHAFFYVRTFDIHTAPPRRLPASGSLLAEPPPRLERRRDSGSFPVVAPLAPVGEWTRETSGAAASSATLPSEGRWDSGRFATVPAGAARDSGRFAAMPVRPVRDSGRFATVPAGAARDSGRFPAVGGGSEPAGPTPSQELIFAEADALFAQILEGAGDTDGQKEEYLRRCLSLDPELAAARYLLGMMLELREEFPEAASEYRRALRSLEEGRARATPFFLNPTRLQVACARAVERMEEGRSR from the coding sequence ATGCAGGGGCCTCCTTCCCGGCCCGCTTCGCTGCTCCACGCGTTCATCTCCGCGCGCTCGGGCATGGCGCTGAGTGGCACGCAGCGCCGGCGGCTCGACGAGCGGCTGGCGGTGCTCCAGGGCGTGCTCACGGAGCAGCAGTACCTGCTGCACCTCCAGTCCCCCTCGGGCGCCGTGGACCTGGCCTCGCTCATCTCCGTCATCGCCGTGCACAAGACGGACCTGTTCCGGGATGAAGTCCAGCTCGCCTCCTTCCGCACGCACGTGCTGGAGCCCCTGGTGGCGCGCTCCCCCGGGCGGCCCTTGCGCGTGTGGAGCGCCGGCTGCGCCACCGGCGAGGAGGTGGCCACGCTGCTCATCCTGCTTGACGAGGCGGGGGCGGACCCGAACAGCACGGTGCTGGGCACGGACATCTCCGAGCAGGTGCTGCTCCGGGCGCGCACGCTCACCTTTCACCCGGAGCAGGTGCGAAGGCTTCCGGCCCCCGTGCGCGAGCGCTACTTCCTGTCCGACGGGGCCCGGTCCCTCCTGGTGCCGGAGCTGCGCGCGCGCTCGCTCTTCCAGCTCCACAACCTGATGGAGGCGCCGTACCCCGCCCACGGCGAGGGCTTCGACATCATCTTCTGCCGCAACGTCCTCATCTACTTCACCGCGGAGGCGTTCGACCGGGTGGTGGAGGCGCTGGCCGAGCGGCTCGCGCCGGGCGGCACGCTGGTGCTCTCCGCCGCCGAGCCGCTGCTCCACGCGCCGCCCAGCCTGCGCATCATCCGCTGCGAGCACGCGTTCTTCTACGTCCGGACGTTCGACATCCACACCGCGCCGCCCCGGCGGCTGCCCGCCTCCGGGAGCCTCCTGGCCGAGCCGCCGCCCCGCCTCGAGCGGCGGCGGGACTCGGGAAGCTTCCCCGTGGTGGCGCCCCTGGCCCCGGTGGGGGAGTGGACCCGGGAGACAAGCGGCGCTGCGGCCTCCTCCGCCACGCTCCCGTCCGAGGGCCGCTGGGACTCGGGCCGCTTCGCCACCGTGCCCGCCGGGGCCGCGCGGGACTCGGGCCGGTTTGCCGCCATGCCGGTCCGGCCCGTGCGGGACTCGGGCCGCTTCGCCACCGTGCCCGCCGGGGCCGCGCGGGACTCGGGCCGGTTTCCGGCGGTGGGCGGGGGGAGCGAGCCGGCAGGCCCCACGCCCTCGCAGGAGCTGATCTTCGCCGAGGCCGATGCCCTGTTCGCCCAGATTCTGGAGGGGGCGGGGGACACGGATGGCCAGAAGGAGGAGTACCTGCGGCGCTGCCTGTCGCTGGACCCGGAGCTGGCCGCGGCGCGGTACCTGCTGGGGATGATGCTGGAACTGCGCGAGGAGTTCCCCGAGGCCGCCAGTGAATACCGCCGCGCGCTCCGCTCCCTGGAGGAGGGGAGGGCCCGGGCCACGCCGTTCTTCCTGAACCCCACCCGCCTCCAGGTGGCCTGTGCCCGGGCCGTCGAGCGGATGGAGGAGGGCCGGTCCCGCTAA